In Acidobacteriota bacterium, one DNA window encodes the following:
- a CDS encoding NADH-quinone oxidoreductase subunit B: MDQKLRIELSKQGIVTTTLEELYNWGRKNSVWPMTFGLACCAIEMIATSMARYDLARFGAEVFRPSPRQADLIIVSGTVTKKMAPQVVRLYNQMAEPKYVIAMGACAISGGPFKQGYNVLKGIDRYIPVDVHIPGCPPRPEALIDAFMTLQKKIDAQTLTGEGRPRHLDPEAPSEFVVPRFGAHDLEPPNNPEVFRILNNIDSCAAGEVDAGGD; the protein is encoded by the coding sequence ATGGACCAGAAGCTCAGAATCGAGTTGAGCAAACAGGGGATCGTCACAACGACCCTTGAAGAGCTCTACAACTGGGGCCGGAAGAACTCCGTGTGGCCGATGACGTTTGGCCTCGCCTGTTGCGCCATCGAGATGATTGCCACGAGCATGGCGCGCTACGATCTGGCGCGGTTCGGCGCCGAGGTCTTCAGGCCTTCACCCCGTCAGGCGGACCTGATCATCGTCTCCGGCACCGTGACCAAGAAGATGGCCCCTCAGGTGGTGCGCCTCTACAACCAGATGGCGGAGCCGAAGTACGTCATCGCCATGGGCGCGTGCGCCATCTCCGGCGGCCCCTTCAAGCAGGGATACAACGTTTTGAAGGGTATCGACCGCTACATTCCCGTGGACGTGCATATTCCCGGATGCCCTCCGCGCCCCGAGGCCCTCATCGATGCGTTCATGACCTTGCAGAAAAAGATCGATGCACAAACGCTGACAGGCGAAGGCCGGCCGCGCCATCTCGATCCCGAAGCACCCAGCGAATTTGTCGTGCCGCGGTTTGGCGCGCACGATCTCGAACCGCCGAACAACCCTGAGGTCTTTCGTATCCTCAACAACATCGATTCATGCGCGGCAGGAGAGGTCGATGCTGGAGGAGATTAA
- a CDS encoding NADH-quinone oxidoreductase subunit A codes for MNPPVFGVYLPIVVLAIAAAGFAIAPLVLAWLWSKSFSPRKPGPHKNSTYECGLEAKDSAWIPFRPEYYLYAIIFLIFDVEAIFLLPFAVAFGGLSVGASIAMMVFLLLLVEGLVWAWQKGVLTWA; via the coding sequence ATGAATCCTCCGGTCTTCGGCGTGTATCTGCCCATCGTGGTCCTTGCGATCGCTGCCGCAGGTTTTGCAATCGCTCCGCTCGTACTTGCATGGCTCTGGTCAAAGAGCTTCTCGCCGCGCAAACCCGGACCGCACAAAAACTCCACCTATGAATGCGGCTTGGAGGCAAAAGACAGCGCCTGGATTCCCTTCAGGCCGGAGTACTACCTTTACGCGATCATCTTTCTGATCTTCGATGTAGAAGCGATCTTCCTGCTCCCGTTCGCCGTCGCATTCGGCGGTCTAAGTGTGGGTGCCTCAATCGCCATGATGGTCTTTCTGCTCCTGCTGGTCGAGGGGCTGGTGTGGGCTTGGCAGAAAGGCGTATTGACCTGGGCATGA
- a CDS encoding 2-oxoacid:acceptor oxidoreductase subunit alpha, producing MAAENVARTATEGGPQAETEMVRQAARENIVNDFSIQVATVNGSGSQSANLVLLRSIFRMGIPVSGKNLFPSNIAGLPTWYTIRASKDAYIARKKEIDVLIAMNPETWQEDMLSLPAGAAAIYEESANLGQLRNDVACYPVPFDKLTAAVCPEAKLRKLVKNMVYVGVAAHLLKMDMVAVEAALRKQFAKKVKAADLNWAAVQAGFEYASANFTKHDPFVLEPMNETAGKIIIDGNAAAALGCVFAGCTVAMWYPITPSSSLVENFIDLAKRYRVEENGKATFAVVQAEDELAAIGAVLGAGWAGARAMTATSGPGISLMAEFAGLGYYAELPGVIFDVQRSGPSTGLPTRNQQGDLLSVAFLSHGDTKHVMLIPGNVRECYEMAQAAFDLAEQLQTPVFVMSDLDLGMNNWMSDPFTYSGKPLNRGKVLSAEDLKKLGGFARYKDVDGDGVGYRTLPGTDHPLAAYFTRGSGHNEKAQYTERPDDYFNNMERLAKKFETARSLVPRPEVVETGKAKVGLIAFGTSDFATRESRDQLRKEYGLETDYLRLRAYPFTSETHDFIASHERVYVIEQNRDAQMLSLLKLDVKAEDVVRLRSIRHFNGLPIDARSITDDLVTQEGI from the coding sequence ATGGCGGCAGAAAACGTCGCGCGGACAGCCACTGAAGGCGGGCCCCAGGCCGAAACAGAGATGGTTCGGCAGGCTGCGCGGGAAAACATCGTCAACGACTTCAGCATCCAGGTCGCGACGGTCAACGGGTCGGGATCTCAGTCGGCCAACCTTGTGCTGCTGCGGTCCATCTTCCGGATGGGCATTCCAGTCAGCGGCAAAAATCTCTTTCCTTCCAACATCGCCGGCCTGCCGACCTGGTACACGATCCGCGCCAGCAAAGATGCATACATCGCGCGCAAGAAGGAGATCGACGTCCTGATTGCGATGAACCCGGAGACATGGCAGGAGGACATGCTCTCTCTGCCGGCGGGAGCGGCGGCTATCTATGAAGAATCCGCCAATCTTGGCCAGCTTCGGAACGATGTCGCCTGCTACCCGGTGCCGTTCGACAAGCTGACGGCCGCAGTCTGTCCTGAGGCCAAGCTGCGCAAGCTGGTCAAGAACATGGTCTACGTCGGCGTCGCCGCGCATCTTCTCAAGATGGACATGGTCGCGGTCGAAGCCGCCTTGCGCAAGCAGTTTGCCAAGAAGGTGAAGGCTGCGGATCTCAACTGGGCCGCGGTCCAGGCGGGCTTCGAGTACGCCTCGGCAAACTTCACCAAGCACGATCCCTTTGTGCTGGAGCCGATGAACGAGACGGCAGGAAAGATCATCATCGACGGAAATGCGGCGGCTGCGCTGGGTTGTGTCTTTGCAGGCTGCACGGTGGCGATGTGGTATCCCATCACGCCGTCGTCGTCGCTGGTCGAAAACTTCATCGATCTCGCAAAGCGGTATCGCGTCGAAGAGAACGGCAAGGCCACCTTTGCGGTGGTGCAGGCCGAAGACGAGCTGGCGGCAATTGGCGCCGTGCTTGGCGCGGGCTGGGCCGGAGCGCGCGCCATGACGGCGACCTCCGGGCCGGGCATCTCGCTGATGGCCGAGTTTGCCGGGCTTGGCTATTACGCCGAGCTGCCGGGAGTGATCTTCGATGTGCAGCGCTCGGGGCCGTCGACCGGCCTACCCACCCGCAACCAGCAGGGCGATCTGCTCTCTGTCGCGTTTCTGTCGCACGGAGACACCAAGCACGTCATGTTGATTCCGGGCAATGTCAGAGAGTGCTACGAGATGGCGCAGGCGGCGTTTGACCTGGCGGAGCAATTGCAAACGCCTGTCTTCGTCATGTCCGATCTCGATCTCGGCATGAACAACTGGATGTCCGACCCCTTTACTTACTCCGGCAAGCCGTTGAACCGGGGCAAAGTGCTGAGCGCGGAGGACCTGAAGAAGCTGGGAGGGTTTGCCCGCTATAAAGATGTGGACGGTGACGGCGTGGGCTATCGCACGCTGCCGGGAACCGACCATCCTCTTGCGGCCTACTTCACGCGCGGCTCGGGTCACAACGAAAAGGCGCAATACACTGAGCGTCCCGACGACTACTTCAACAATATGGAGCGGCTGGCAAAGAAGTTCGAGACGGCGCGCTCGCTCGTTCCGCGGCCCGAGGTCGTCGAGACGGGCAAGGCGAAGGTCGGGTTGATTGCGTTTGGGACCTCCGATTTTGCAACGCGTGAGAGCCGCGATCAGTTACGCAAGGAGTACGGGCTCGAAACCGACTACCTGCGACTGCGCGCCTATCCCTTCACGAGCGAAACCCACGACTTCATCGCCTCGCACGAGCGCGTGTACGTGATTGAGCAGAACCGCGACGCGCAGATGCTGAGCCTGCTGAAGCTGGATGTAAAGGCCGAGGATGTTGTCAGACTGCGCAGCATCCGCCACTTCAACGGGCTGCCGATTGACGCGCGGTCGATCACCGACGATCTTGTCACGCAGGAAGGAATCTAA
- a CDS encoding 2-oxoacid:ferredoxin oxidoreductase subunit beta: MATTPATSNAETLKPAVKTNRIGLQVLDYRGGKTTLCAGCGHNAISERIIDAFYEMGVQPERLMKLSGIGCSSKSPAYFMSRSHSFNSVHGRMPSIATGALLANHTMKALGVSGDGDTGSIGIGQFVHMLRRNLPIIYIIEDNGVYGLTKGQFSATADIGSKLKTGVINDLPAIDLCALAIQLGASFVGRSFSGDKKQLLAMLKAAIAHNGTVVIDVISPCVTFNDHEGSTKSYKYMQEHEEAISEVGFVPYFQEIDVEYDPGTTIDVTMHDGSHLRLRKLHEDFDPTDNVGVVSTLMAAHAKDEVLTGIFYVNTAKPTFTELLNLVDEPLATLPDARVRPGKAVLDEVMQRLM, translated from the coding sequence ATGGCAACAACTCCAGCTACATCCAATGCGGAGACGTTGAAGCCGGCAGTGAAGACCAACAGGATCGGGCTTCAGGTTCTCGACTACCGGGGCGGCAAGACGACGCTTTGCGCCGGCTGCGGCCATAATGCAATCTCCGAACGTATCATCGATGCCTTCTATGAGATGGGAGTTCAACCGGAACGGCTGATGAAACTCTCGGGCATCGGCTGCTCCTCAAAGAGCCCGGCCTATTTCATGAGCCGGTCGCATTCGTTCAACAGCGTTCACGGGCGCATGCCCTCGATTGCAACCGGCGCTCTGCTGGCCAACCACACCATGAAGGCGCTGGGCGTGAGCGGCGACGGGGACACCGGCTCCATCGGCATCGGGCAGTTTGTCCACATGCTCCGGCGCAATCTCCCGATCATCTACATTATCGAGGACAACGGCGTCTACGGTCTGACGAAGGGGCAGTTCTCCGCGACCGCGGATATCGGGTCAAAGCTGAAGACCGGCGTGATCAACGATCTTCCGGCGATCGACCTATGCGCTCTTGCGATTCAACTGGGAGCTTCCTTTGTGGGGCGGTCCTTCTCGGGCGACAAGAAGCAGTTGCTCGCCATGCTGAAAGCGGCGATCGCGCACAATGGGACGGTCGTGATCGACGTCATCTCGCCATGCGTTACGTTCAACGACCACGAAGGCTCGACGAAGAGCTACAAGTACATGCAGGAGCACGAAGAGGCGATCTCCGAGGTTGGCTTCGTGCCCTACTTTCAGGAGATCGATGTGGAATACGATCCGGGCACGACGATCGACGTGACGATGCACGACGGCAGCCATCTGCGCCTGCGCAAGCTGCATGAAGACTTCGATCCGACGGACAACGTTGGAGTAGTTTCCACACTGATGGCGGCGCATGCAAAGGACGAAGTCCTGACCGGCATCTTTTATGTGAACACAGCGAAGCCCACGTTCACCGAGCTGTTGAACCTGGTCGATGAGCCTCTGGCCACCTTGCCGGATGCGCGTGTGCGGCCGGGCAAAGCTGTGCTCGACGAGGTCATGCAGCGGCTGATGTAG
- a CDS encoding acyl-CoA dehydrogenase family protein: MAFKFQGVDFLQFDSLLSEDELLVRGNTRAFVEDRIIPIIEQCNRDGRFPRDLVRPMGELGFYGATLEGYGCAGMNNVEYGLLMQELERGDSGLRSFVSVQSALVMYPIHAFGTEQQKDHWLPKLATGEKLGCFGLTEPDFGSNPGGMRTRARKDGDQYVLNGEKMWITSGSIADVAVIWAKVEEPGVAPENWRIRGFLVETGRPGFSAHDVHGKWSLRASVTSGLAMQDVRVPAENMLPQSDGLKSPLMCLSQARYGISWGAIGAAMACYDTALQYAKQRKQFRDQPIAGHQLVQEKLTWMITEITKAQLLSLQLGRLKDQGKAAFQHISMAKKNNVWMALECARMARDILGANGIADDYPIMRHMMNLESVKTYEGTHDIHTLIIGQSVTGIAAY, encoded by the coding sequence ATGGCGTTCAAGTTTCAAGGAGTCGATTTCCTCCAATTTGATTCTCTGCTTAGCGAAGATGAACTGCTGGTTCGCGGGAACACGCGCGCCTTTGTCGAGGACAGGATCATCCCGATCATTGAACAGTGCAACCGCGACGGCCGTTTTCCCCGCGACCTGGTGCGCCCCATGGGCGAACTGGGCTTCTACGGGGCAACCCTTGAAGGGTACGGCTGCGCCGGAATGAACAATGTCGAATATGGCCTGCTGATGCAGGAACTTGAGCGCGGGGACTCCGGCCTGCGCAGCTTTGTCAGCGTACAGTCGGCGCTGGTCATGTATCCCATCCATGCCTTCGGCACAGAGCAGCAAAAGGACCACTGGCTGCCGAAGCTGGCTACCGGAGAAAAGCTCGGCTGCTTTGGGCTGACCGAGCCCGATTTCGGCTCGAACCCCGGCGGCATGAGGACGCGCGCCCGCAAAGACGGCGACCAATACGTGCTCAACGGAGAGAAGATGTGGATCACCTCCGGCAGCATCGCCGACGTTGCTGTGATCTGGGCCAAGGTTGAGGAGCCCGGCGTCGCTCCGGAGAACTGGCGCATTCGCGGCTTTCTTGTCGAAACCGGCCGTCCCGGATTTTCCGCGCACGATGTGCACGGCAAGTGGTCACTTCGCGCTTCAGTCACATCAGGTCTGGCCATGCAGGATGTCCGTGTTCCAGCGGAGAACATGCTACCGCAGTCAGATGGACTGAAATCTCCCCTGATGTGTCTCAGCCAGGCGCGCTACGGCATCAGTTGGGGCGCAATCGGCGCGGCCATGGCCTGCTACGACACGGCTTTGCAATATGCAAAGCAACGAAAGCAATTTCGCGATCAACCCATCGCCGGCCATCAGCTTGTGCAGGAAAAGCTGACGTGGATGATTACGGAGATCACCAAGGCGCAGTTGCTGTCGCTGCAACTTGGCCGCCTGAAGGACCAGGGCAAAGCAGCGTTTCAGCACATCTCGATGGCGAAGAAGAACAACGTGTGGATGGCGCTCGAGTGCGCACGTATGGCGCGGGATATCCTCGGCGCGAATGGCATTGCGGACGACTACCCGATCATGCGTCACATGATGAACCTGGAATCGGTGAAGACCTACGAAGGAACCCACGATATCCACACGCTGATCATCGGTCAAAGCGTGACTGGCATTGCCGCTTATTGA
- a CDS encoding VCBS repeat-containing protein: MRKSLVLLIVALAAGMAFASGPSFAPDVRFTGSTTKGWHTFGNAGWSADAGTITGKPGDSGGGWLVLDDSYQDLSFYTEFSCDDGCETGVLLRAEKTADGGMKGVFVSLDDSVLNTYAVTIDSSGKIVKKDKLPRGGLLARVTPPPPPSQTQNENRPRPQRPSVELPLKPADTSLRPHAWNSVEIFFDTNTVRSFLNNGHQQGAVGEDGGYGPVALYAGGKGAVHFRGIAYMDMSLKVRDEEKVGAGFRKQRLSDFYYSWGTAAADFNRDGVLDVVSGPYIYYGPDYRKSREIYVALASNPTTEFATDSTMEFAADFNGDGWPDVLTVMFGGDSGMQLYINPKGEKRRWQKYVVGGGVQSEIAILRDIDGDGKPELVYSGNGRVRYAKPDPANPTGKWIVHDISESGYGAGHGIGAGDINGDGRIDIVDPYGWWEQPAAGADSGLWTYHPAAFAQFGRGMMGGSVMAVYDVNGDGLNDVVTSLNAHGWGLAWYEQKKDAVGKISFTEHMVMDDRSTKNAGGVTFSELHGTSFADVDGDGIPDFIAGKRYFSHLDTNLDPDPRGAPVLYWYKTVRNSKAPGGAELLPQLIDTHSGVGSDVLAVDLNHDGAIDIVTSTRFGTFIYWGTPGRAAAARKK, translated from the coding sequence ATGAGAAAGAGCCTGGTTCTGCTGATCGTAGCGCTCGCCGCGGGAATGGCATTTGCGTCGGGACCTTCCTTCGCGCCCGATGTCCGGTTTACCGGTTCCACGACAAAGGGCTGGCATACATTTGGCAATGCTGGATGGAGCGCCGATGCGGGCACGATTACCGGGAAGCCCGGCGATAGTGGCGGAGGCTGGCTGGTGCTGGACGACTCCTATCAGGATCTCAGCTTCTATACGGAGTTCAGTTGTGACGACGGGTGCGAGACCGGTGTGTTGCTGCGCGCGGAGAAGACCGCGGACGGCGGCATGAAGGGGGTCTTTGTCTCGCTCGACGATTCTGTGTTGAACACCTATGCCGTGACGATCGATTCCAGCGGAAAGATTGTGAAGAAGGACAAGTTGCCACGCGGAGGTCTGCTTGCCCGCGTGACACCTCCGCCTCCCCCCTCGCAGACGCAGAACGAGAACAGGCCGAGACCGCAGAGGCCCAGCGTCGAACTCCCGCTGAAGCCGGCGGATACCTCGCTGCGGCCGCATGCGTGGAACTCGGTAGAGATATTTTTCGACACGAACACAGTCCGGTCGTTTCTCAACAATGGTCACCAGCAGGGCGCAGTCGGTGAAGATGGCGGTTACGGGCCTGTGGCGCTGTATGCAGGCGGCAAAGGCGCGGTCCATTTTCGCGGCATCGCCTATATGGACATGTCTCTGAAGGTGCGCGACGAGGAGAAGGTCGGCGCGGGATTTCGCAAGCAGAGGCTGAGCGACTTTTACTACTCGTGGGGAACGGCTGCCGCCGATTTCAATCGCGATGGTGTGCTCGATGTCGTCTCCGGACCGTATATCTACTATGGCCCCGACTATCGGAAGTCGCGCGAGATCTACGTTGCGCTGGCCTCGAATCCGACGACCGAGTTCGCGACGGACTCGACGATGGAGTTCGCTGCCGACTTCAACGGCGATGGCTGGCCCGATGTGCTGACGGTGATGTTCGGCGGCGACTCAGGCATGCAGCTCTACATTAACCCGAAGGGTGAGAAGCGTCGCTGGCAGAAGTATGTTGTTGGCGGAGGGGTACAGAGCGAGATCGCGATCCTGCGCGACATCGACGGCGATGGCAAGCCGGAGCTGGTCTACTCCGGCAACGGGCGCGTGCGATATGCGAAGCCCGATCCCGCCAATCCAACAGGGAAGTGGATCGTGCACGATATCTCCGAAAGCGGCTATGGAGCGGGGCACGGCATCGGCGCGGGGGACATCAACGGCGATGGCCGCATCGATATTGTCGACCCGTATGGCTGGTGGGAGCAGCCGGCCGCAGGCGCGGACTCAGGTCTGTGGACCTATCATCCCGCCGCCTTCGCGCAGTTTGGACGAGGGATGATGGGCGGCAGCGTGATGGCTGTCTATGACGTGAACGGGGATGGACTGAACGACGTGGTGACCTCGCTCAACGCGCATGGATGGGGGCTTGCCTGGTACGAGCAGAAGAAGGACGCCGTGGGCAAGATCAGCTTCACCGAACACATGGTCATGGACGACCGCTCGACCAAGAACGCCGGAGGGGTTACGTTTTCGGAGCTTCACGGCACATCGTTTGCTGATGTCGATGGGGACGGGATCCCAGATTTCATCGCGGGCAAACGCTACTTCTCCCATCTGGATACCAATCTCGATCCCGACCCGAGAGGAGCGCCGGTCCTGTACTGGTACAAGACGGTCCGAAACAGTAAGGCGCCTGGCGGGGCTGAACTGCTTCCCCAGTTGATCGATACGCATAGCGGTGTTGGATCGGATGTGCTCGCTGTGGATCTGAACCATGACGGAGCGATCGACATTGTGACGTCCACGCGGTTCGGCACCTTTATTTACTGGGGGACTCCGGGACGCGCCGCAGCCGCCAGGAAGAAGTAG